In a single window of the Clostridia bacterium genome:
- the larA gene encoding nickel-dependent lactate racemase — protein MDISLKYGSSTLTVKLPEENLMGILEPADLPGVPDEPAEIRAALANPIGAEPLSVMAQGKKNVVILVSDITRPSPSYKMLPPIVEELNKAGVQDDQITVVFGLGFHRSHTKEEQERLVGKEMFARLKCIDHDRNDCIHIGNTSRGTPVEVFRPVAEADLLIATGNIEFHYNAGYTAGNKALFPGACSQKSIEANHRAMLLPGTEAGRLEGNPMREDIEEAGALAGVKFIVNVVLNSKKEIVKAVAGHPIQAHREGVKWVDKMYKRPVSQPADIVLASCGGSPKDINLYQAQKGFENASYAVRKGGIIILVAECPEGYGEPLFEDWINRAQSIDDPIRWVQEKFVLGAHKAVVICQVLKEKEGILVSGMPDEAVKKCFFQPAATVEEAVAKALQKLGPDAKILVMPNANTTVPYVEQ, from the coding sequence ATGGACATCTCTCTCAAGTACGGGTCAAGCACTTTAACTGTAAAACTGCCGGAAGAGAATTTGATGGGGATCTTAGAGCCGGCGGATTTGCCTGGTGTGCCGGACGAGCCGGCGGAAATCCGGGCGGCTTTGGCCAATCCCATCGGCGCCGAACCTTTATCAGTGATGGCTCAAGGCAAGAAGAACGTGGTCATCCTGGTGAGCGACATCACCCGCCCTTCGCCCAGCTATAAAATGCTGCCGCCCATCGTCGAGGAATTGAATAAAGCCGGCGTGCAAGACGACCAGATTACCGTGGTTTTCGGCCTGGGCTTTCATCGCTCTCATACCAAAGAGGAACAGGAGCGGCTGGTTGGGAAAGAGATGTTTGCCCGGTTGAAGTGCATCGATCATGACCGTAATGACTGCATCCACATCGGCAATACTTCCAGGGGAACACCGGTAGAGGTTTTCCGGCCGGTAGCGGAAGCGGACCTGTTAATTGCCACCGGTAACATCGAATTCCATTACAATGCGGGCTATACCGCCGGCAACAAAGCCCTCTTCCCCGGCGCCTGCAGCCAAAAGAGCATTGAGGCTAATCACCGGGCCATGCTTCTCCCCGGTACGGAAGCCGGAAGGCTGGAGGGCAACCCTATGCGGGAGGATATTGAGGAAGCCGGGGCTCTGGCCGGCGTGAAATTCATCGTCAACGTGGTCCTCAATTCCAAGAAGGAAATCGTGAAAGCCGTCGCCGGGCATCCCATTCAAGCCCACCGGGAAGGGGTTAAATGGGTGGACAAGATGTACAAGCGCCCCGTTTCCCAGCCGGCGGACATCGTCCTTGCCAGCTGCGGCGGCAGTCCGAAAGACATCAACTTGTACCAGGCCCAGAAAGGTTTTGAAAACGCCAGCTATGCCGTGCGCAAGGGCGGCATCATCATCCTGGTGGCGGAATGCCCGGAAGGTTACGGGGAACCCCTTTTCGAGGATTGGATTAACCGGGCGCAAAGCATTGACGATCCTATCCGGTGGGTGCAGGAAAAATTCGTCTTGGGTGCCCACAAGGCCGTGGTCATCTGCCAGGTGCTGAAAGAAAAAGAAGGCATTTTAGTCTCCGGCATGCCCGATGAAGCGGTGAAAAAATGCTTCTTCCAACCGGCCGCCACGGTGGAGGAAGCAGTGGCCAAGGCGCTGCAAAAGCTGGGGCCGGACGCCAAGATCCTGGTCATGCCCAACGCCAACACCACGGTACCTTATGTCGAACAATAA
- a CDS encoding sodium:calcium antiporter — protein MTEIMLAYLHNLSTWALVVIIVVSLYVLSKGADLLVDEAVNLSLLWGIPKTIIGATIVSLGTTLPETSVSVMAAIHGSADLALGNAIGSIIVNTGLIIGLTAVVGRLLIDQKAVKRQGEIQVATALLVTILSLPFLSPEPGGKVSQAAGFFFLFLLLLYVFLSLRWSREDGVCLSGTETGCTDRTWRSSLGATVKMALGILLVVASSRTLVPAVELTAIRVGIPQSIIAATLIAFGTSVPELVTAITSVRKGHGELAIGNVTGANILNVLLVIGGAAAVSGNGLAVPANYYQLQFPTLIIILLLFRHFTRQGREVVTKAQGLTLLLVFSAYFALNYFWI, from the coding sequence ATGACAGAGATCATGCTCGCCTATTTACATAACCTTTCAACCTGGGCCCTGGTCGTCATAATCGTGGTTTCCTTGTATGTTCTAAGCAAAGGAGCCGACTTGCTGGTGGATGAAGCAGTCAATTTATCATTGCTATGGGGTATTCCCAAAACGATTATTGGAGCCACTATCGTCTCCTTAGGCACCACGTTACCGGAAACCAGCGTGTCAGTGATGGCAGCCATCCACGGAAGCGCGGATCTGGCACTGGGCAATGCCATCGGCTCCATCATTGTCAATACCGGCTTGATTATCGGTTTGACAGCCGTGGTCGGGCGATTGCTGATTGACCAAAAGGCAGTGAAGCGGCAAGGAGAAATCCAGGTTGCCACCGCTTTACTGGTCACCATCCTCAGCTTACCTTTCCTATCCCCGGAGCCAGGGGGGAAAGTCAGTCAAGCCGCCGGCTTCTTTTTCTTGTTCCTGCTCCTGCTCTACGTTTTTCTCTCCCTGCGCTGGTCTAGAGAAGACGGGGTATGCCTGTCCGGGACAGAGACCGGCTGTACCGACAGGACCTGGCGGTCATCCCTCGGCGCCACGGTCAAAATGGCCCTGGGCATCCTGCTGGTTGTAGCTTCCTCAAGGACCCTGGTACCGGCTGTGGAACTTACAGCCATCAGGGTAGGCATTCCCCAGAGTATTATCGCCGCTACTCTGATCGCTTTTGGCACCAGTGTTCCGGAATTGGTTACGGCCATAACCTCAGTCCGCAAAGGACACGGGGAATTAGCCATCGGCAATGTCACCGGAGCCAATATTCTCAATGTACTGCTGGTCATAGGAGGAGCAGCGGCCGTCTCCGGCAACGGGTTAGCGGTGCCTGCTAATTACTACCAACTGCAGTTTCCCACATTAATTATTATCCTGTTGTTATTCCGTCACTTTACCAGGCAGGGCAGAGAAGTGGTTACTAAAGCTCAAGGGCTCACCCTTTTACTGGTATTCAGCGCTTATTTTGCCTTAAACTATTTCTGGATTTGA